The Streptomyces sp. NBC_00224 genome has a window encoding:
- a CDS encoding aspartate-semialdehyde dehydrogenase — MRVGIVGATGQVGGVMRTILAERKFPVDELRLFASARSAGSTLTWEGREITIEDASTADYAGLDIVLFSAGGATSRALAEKVAGQGAVVIDNSSAWRGDPEVPLVVSEVNPEAIKDRPKGIIANPNCTTMAAMPVLRPLHDEAGLTAMVATTYQAVSGSGLAGVAELHTQACAVAESADQLAFDGDAVSFPEPGVYKRPIAFNVLPLAGSIVDDGSYETDEEQKLRKESRKILGIPDLKVSGTCVRVPVFSGHSLQVNARFSRPIGVERAYELLASAPGVELSEIPTPLEAAGKDASYVGRIRVDETVENGLALFLSNDNLRKGAALNAVQIAELVAEELRG, encoded by the coding sequence GTGAGGGTCGGAATCGTCGGAGCCACCGGACAGGTCGGCGGAGTCATGCGCACCATCCTCGCCGAGCGGAAGTTCCCGGTCGACGAGCTGCGCCTGTTCGCCTCCGCGCGGTCCGCGGGCTCCACCCTCACGTGGGAGGGCCGGGAGATCACCATCGAGGACGCGTCCACGGCCGACTACGCCGGCCTGGACATCGTGCTCTTCTCGGCGGGCGGCGCGACGTCGCGCGCGCTGGCGGAGAAGGTCGCCGGGCAGGGCGCCGTCGTGATCGACAACTCGTCGGCGTGGCGGGGCGACCCCGAGGTGCCGCTGGTGGTCTCCGAGGTGAACCCGGAAGCGATCAAGGACCGGCCCAAGGGCATCATCGCCAACCCGAACTGCACCACGATGGCCGCGATGCCCGTGCTGCGGCCGCTCCACGACGAGGCCGGGCTGACCGCGATGGTCGCCACCACCTACCAGGCCGTGTCCGGCTCCGGCCTCGCGGGCGTGGCGGAGCTGCACACCCAGGCGTGCGCCGTGGCCGAGTCGGCGGACCAGCTCGCCTTCGACGGGGACGCGGTGTCGTTCCCGGAGCCCGGCGTCTACAAGCGCCCGATCGCCTTCAACGTGCTGCCGCTGGCCGGGTCGATCGTGGACGACGGGTCGTACGAGACGGACGAGGAGCAGAAGCTCCGCAAGGAGTCCCGCAAGATCCTCGGCATCCCGGACCTGAAGGTGTCCGGCACGTGCGTGCGCGTCCCGGTCTTCTCGGGCCACTCGCTCCAGGTGAACGCGCGCTTCTCGCGGCCGATCGGGGTGGAGCGGGCGTACGAGCTCCTGGCCTCGGCTCCCGGCGTCGAACTCTCGGAGATTCCGACGCCGCTGGAGGCCGCGGGCAAGGACGCGTCGTATGTGGGCCGCATCCGGGTCGACGAGACCGTCGAGAACGGTCTCGCGCTGTTCCTGTCCAACGACAACCTCCGCAAGGGGGCTGCGCTGAACGCGGTCCAGATCGCGGAGCTGGTGGCGGAGGAGCTGCGCGGCTAG
- a CDS encoding S8 family serine peptidase, which produces MLMTSDSPRAIPGARRTAQIAAAAGMVAALVAAGAAPVFASGTADPTPAPVKSTPAKSPADKLGAADEQRLAEAQAKGEKTVTVMVATAPGATGAVSHQLDSVPGATVGKTDDKLGYVRATLPTGTAESALKAAAKLPSVHGIDLKQEIQLDDPTPSADSAKGAAAPRRSLSGSYAAPGKGTPAKNPYNPSFETGAVDFVKQHPKADGRGVTIGVLDSGVDLGHPALQKTTTGERKIVDWVTATDPVADADGTWRRMNTAVSGPEFTFQGRSWKAPAGSYDVSLFSEKITAGGDAKGDVNRDGDTTDTWGVLYDPVAGTVRVDLNNNGDFTDDEAMKPYKDGYQVGYFGTDNPATDVVERMPFTVEIRKNVKYDAAGHTSDYVNIGVIESEHGTHVAGITAANGLFGGKMSGAAPGAKIVSSRACNWSGGCTNIALTEGMIDLVTNRHVDIVNMSIGGLPALNDGNNARSELYKRLIDSYGVQLVISAGNEGPGVNTIGDPGLADHVISVGASISQATWASNYGSNVSKKYDMMPFSSRGPREDGGFTPTLSAPGAAINTTQTWLPGSPVKESGYSLPAGYSMLQGTSMASPQATGAAALLLSAAKQKHLDLAPADLRTALTSTAKHIKGVQAYVEGAGLIDIVDAWDAIEDGATAHEYSVKAPVKTAIDFALKTPGFGTGIYDREGGLKAGEKKTYDVTVTRTTGPDKAVKHKLSFKNNDGTFKVLGSDEIALSLNTPVTVKVQAQPKSAGIHSAILEVNDKRTKGVDQQILATVIVAKPLAKPSYTFTDSSSVQRNSTKSYFVTVPAGAKALEVSMGALRSGSQTRFIAIHPYGVPVDDTGTPNCYPNYDNPANKCRPDLRSYADPQPGVWEIEVESRRTSPYLDNPYKLDVALLGAAFDPAVKTVPEAKVGTSTPVEWKVTNGFAAIDGKLQGGSLGSAKVAKPTIKAGENQTTTLTIGEGVERLDVAIGGVSDTAADLDLTVLKDGVKVGSSADGDSEEAVSLVKPAAGTYTIEVAGYAIPSGATTYNYRDVYYAPSLGTVKVDDSKPVKLANGATATVGAQVLVSGAAPEGRQFFGEVKLVNARGTAAGTGSVVIEKVTP; this is translated from the coding sequence ATGCTGATGACCTCCGATTCGCCGCGCGCCATACCCGGCGCTAGACGCACGGCCCAGATAGCGGCCGCGGCCGGCATGGTGGCCGCGCTCGTCGCCGCCGGCGCCGCCCCCGTCTTCGCCTCCGGGACGGCCGATCCGACGCCCGCTCCGGTGAAGTCCACCCCCGCCAAATCCCCGGCGGACAAGCTCGGCGCGGCCGACGAGCAGCGGCTCGCCGAGGCCCAGGCCAAGGGCGAGAAGACCGTCACCGTGATGGTGGCGACCGCCCCCGGCGCCACCGGCGCCGTCTCGCACCAGCTGGACTCGGTGCCGGGCGCCACCGTCGGCAAGACCGACGACAAGCTCGGCTATGTGCGGGCCACCCTGCCGACCGGCACCGCGGAGTCGGCCCTGAAGGCCGCCGCGAAGCTGCCCTCGGTGCACGGGATCGACCTCAAGCAGGAGATCCAGCTCGACGACCCGACCCCGTCGGCCGACAGCGCCAAGGGCGCCGCCGCCCCGCGCCGGTCGCTCTCGGGCTCGTACGCGGCGCCGGGCAAGGGCACGCCCGCGAAGAACCCGTACAACCCGTCCTTCGAGACGGGCGCGGTCGACTTCGTCAAGCAGCACCCCAAGGCCGACGGCCGCGGCGTCACCATCGGCGTCCTCGACTCGGGCGTGGACCTGGGCCACCCGGCGCTGCAGAAGACCACCACCGGCGAGCGCAAGATCGTCGACTGGGTCACCGCGACCGACCCGGTGGCCGACGCCGACGGCACCTGGCGCCGGATGAACACCGCCGTCTCCGGCCCGGAGTTCACCTTCCAGGGCCGCAGCTGGAAGGCCCCGGCGGGCAGTTACGACGTGAGCCTCTTCTCGGAGAAGATCACCGCGGGCGGCGACGCCAAGGGCGACGTGAACCGCGACGGCGACACCACCGACACCTGGGGCGTGCTCTACGACCCGGTCGCGGGGACCGTCCGCGTGGACCTCAACAACAACGGTGACTTCACCGACGACGAGGCCATGAAGCCGTACAAGGACGGCTACCAGGTCGGCTACTTCGGTACGGACAACCCGGCGACCGACGTCGTCGAGCGGATGCCGTTCACCGTCGAGATCCGCAAGAACGTGAAGTACGACGCGGCCGGGCACACCTCCGACTACGTCAACATCGGCGTCATCGAGTCCGAGCACGGCACCCACGTCGCGGGCATCACCGCCGCGAACGGCCTGTTCGGCGGCAAGATGAGCGGCGCCGCCCCCGGCGCCAAGATCGTCTCCTCGCGGGCCTGCAACTGGTCCGGCGGCTGCACCAACATCGCGCTGACCGAGGGCATGATCGACCTGGTCACCAACCGCCACGTCGACATCGTCAACATGTCGATCGGCGGTCTGCCGGCGCTCAACGACGGCAACAACGCGCGCTCCGAGCTCTACAAGCGCCTGATCGACAGCTACGGCGTCCAGCTGGTCATCTCGGCCGGCAACGAGGGCCCCGGCGTCAACACCATCGGTGACCCGGGCCTGGCGGACCACGTCATCTCGGTCGGCGCCTCCATCTCGCAGGCGACCTGGGCGTCCAACTACGGCTCCAACGTGTCGAAGAAGTACGACATGATGCCGTTCTCCTCGCGCGGTCCGCGTGAGGACGGCGGCTTCACGCCGACCCTGTCGGCGCCGGGTGCCGCGATCAACACCACGCAGACGTGGCTGCCGGGCTCCCCGGTCAAGGAGTCGGGCTACTCGCTCCCCGCCGGCTACTCGATGCTCCAGGGCACCTCGATGGCCTCGCCGCAGGCGACGGGCGCCGCGGCCCTGCTGCTCTCGGCCGCCAAGCAGAAGCACCTCGACCTGGCCCCGGCCGACCTGCGCACCGCGCTGACGTCGACGGCCAAGCACATCAAGGGTGTTCAGGCGTACGTCGAGGGCGCGGGCCTGATCGACATCGTCGACGCCTGGGACGCGATCGAGGACGGCGCGACCGCCCACGAGTACAGCGTGAAGGCGCCGGTGAAGACCGCGATCGACTTCGCGCTGAAGACGCCAGGCTTCGGCACCGGCATCTACGACCGCGAGGGCGGCCTCAAGGCGGGCGAGAAGAAGACGTACGACGTCACCGTCACCCGCACCACGGGCCCGGACAAGGCCGTGAAGCACAAGCTGTCGTTCAAGAACAACGACGGCACCTTCAAGGTCCTGGGCTCCGACGAGATCGCGCTGTCGCTGAACACGCCGGTCACCGTCAAGGTGCAGGCGCAGCCGAAGTCGGCGGGCATCCACAGCGCCATCCTGGAGGTCAACGACAAGCGGACGAAGGGCGTGGACCAGCAGATCCTCGCCACCGTGATCGTCGCCAAGCCGCTGGCCAAGCCGTCCTACACCTTTACCGACTCGTCCTCGGTGCAGCGCAACAGCACCAAGTCGTACTTCGTGACGGTTCCGGCGGGCGCCAAGGCTCTTGAGGTGTCCATGGGCGCGCTGCGCTCGGGCAGCCAGACCCGGTTCATCGCCATCCACCCGTACGGTGTGCCGGTCGACGACACGGGGACGCCCAACTGCTACCCGAACTACGACAACCCGGCCAACAAGTGCCGCCCCGACCTGCGCTCCTACGCGGACCCGCAGCCCGGTGTGTGGGAGATCGAGGTCGAGTCCCGCCGTACGTCGCCGTACCTCGACAACCCGTACAAGCTGGATGTCGCGCTGCTCGGCGCCGCCTTCGACCCGGCCGTGAAGACGGTCCCGGAGGCCAAGGTCGGCACCTCGACCCCGGTCGAGTGGAAGGTCACCAACGGCTTCGCCGCCATCGACGGCAAGCTGCAGGGCGGCTCGCTGGGCTCCGCGAAGGTCGCCAAGCCGACCATCAAGGCCGGTGAGAACCAGACGACCACGCTGACCATCGGTGAGGGCGTGGAGCGCCTCGACGTCGCCATCGGCGGCGTCTCGGACACCGCGGCCGACCTGGACCTCACGGTCCTCAAGGACGGTGTGAAGGTCGGCTCGTCCGCGGACGGCGACTCCGAGGAGGCCGTCAGCCTGGTGAAGCCGGCCGCCGGCACCTACACCATCGAGGTCGCGGGCTACGCGATCCCGTCCGGGGCGACGACGTACAACTACCGCGACGTGTACTACGCGCCGTCGCTCGGCACCGTCAAGGTCGACGACTCCAAGCCGGTCAAGCTCGCCAACGGCGCCACGGCGACCGTCGGCGCGCAGGTCCTGGTGAGCGGCGCGGCCCCCGAGGGACGTCAGTTCTTCGGCGAGGTCAAGCTGGTCAACGCGCGCGGCACCGCCGCGGGCACCGGCAGCGTCGTGATCGAGAAGGTCACGCCGTAA
- a CDS encoding pyridoxamine 5'-phosphate oxidase family protein: MATPTPYHPGSRAVQDRVGVREAADHVGRAVGPGIRPVAAAFLELQPMLVLGAADEGGRMWASLLTGRPGFVRATGPDEISVVGRPAGSDPLAGVLAAGESPVGTIALDPRTRRRMRLNGTARPTPRGLAVEAEQVFSNCPKYLQHREIEAYAPTPDGTGAVRRGERLTPDQEELVRAADTFFIATTAPDGVDASHRGGNPGFVRVTSPRHLEWRDYPGNSMFLTLGNLEADPRAGLLFVDWADGTTLQLSGTARTVFAAGERTVRFTVERAVRSQGASPLRWSAPDYSPANPPR, encoded by the coding sequence ATGGCCACGCCCACCCCGTACCACCCCGGTTCCCGTGCCGTGCAGGACCGCGTCGGCGTTCGGGAGGCGGCCGACCACGTCGGGCGCGCCGTCGGGCCCGGCATCCGGCCGGTCGCCGCCGCCTTCCTCGAACTCCAGCCGATGCTGGTGCTCGGGGCGGCGGACGAGGGCGGCCGGATGTGGGCCTCGCTGCTCACCGGGCGCCCCGGATTCGTCCGGGCCACCGGGCCCGATGAGATCTCGGTGGTGGGCCGCCCCGCCGGGAGCGACCCCCTCGCCGGGGTGCTCGCGGCCGGGGAGAGCCCCGTCGGCACGATCGCGCTCGACCCGCGCACCCGGCGCCGGATGCGGCTCAACGGCACGGCCCGCCCGACCCCGCGCGGCCTCGCCGTCGAGGCCGAGCAGGTCTTCTCGAACTGCCCCAAGTACCTCCAGCACCGCGAGATCGAGGCGTACGCACCCACGCCGGACGGGACCGGTGCCGTGCGGCGCGGCGAGCGGCTCACCCCCGACCAGGAGGAGCTCGTCCGCGCCGCCGACACCTTCTTCATCGCGACCACCGCCCCCGACGGCGTGGACGCCAGCCACCGGGGCGGCAACCCCGGCTTCGTACGCGTCACTTCGCCCCGCCACCTGGAGTGGCGCGACTACCCCGGCAACTCCATGTTCCTCACCCTCGGCAACCTGGAGGCCGACCCGCGCGCCGGGCTGCTCTTCGTGGACTGGGCGGACGGCACCACGCTCCAGCTCTCGGGCACGGCCCGCACCGTGTTCGCTGCGGGGGAGCGCACGGTCCGGTTCACGGTCGAGCGCGCGGTGCGATCACAGGGGGCGAGCCCGCTGCGGTGGTCCGCGCCCGACTACTCACCGGCCAACCCGCCCCGGTGA
- a CDS encoding VOC family protein yields MTATSTFRTGHIGLNVTDLDRSLGFYRDLLGFEVLSEGKGEDHRFALLGRDGQLSLTLWQQAEGAFAPDRAGLHHLAFAVDTIEEVKAYESELRAYGVEFAYEGVVAHHEGAASGGIFFHDPDGMRLEISAPLGTDRAPAPSAAPTCGFF; encoded by the coding sequence ATGACGGCGACCAGCACGTTCCGCACCGGCCACATCGGGCTCAATGTGACCGACCTCGACCGCTCCCTCGGCTTCTACCGGGACCTCCTCGGCTTCGAGGTCCTGTCCGAGGGCAAGGGGGAGGACCACCGCTTCGCCCTCCTCGGCCGCGACGGACAGCTCTCGCTCACCCTCTGGCAGCAGGCCGAGGGCGCCTTCGCCCCGGACCGCGCCGGGCTGCACCACCTCGCCTTCGCCGTCGACACGATCGAGGAGGTGAAGGCGTACGAGAGCGAACTGCGCGCGTACGGAGTGGAGTTCGCGTACGAGGGGGTCGTGGCGCACCATGAGGGTGCGGCCTCCGGGGGGATCTTCTTCCACGACCCGGACGGGATGCGCCTGGAGATCTCGGCCCCCCTGGGCACGGACCGGGCCCCCGCCCCGTCGGCTGCCCCCACCTGCGGCTTCTTTTAG
- a CDS encoding M28 family metallopeptidase, with amino-acid sequence MRASRRSRAIAVLAAAPVLLAAASPAVAHSHDRKDPQKQQKQAERLARKLVSKASGESAYRHLEQFQKIADANGGNRVAGTPGYDASAAYVYGQLKKAGYDVSYQDFDIYESKTLREKLTVVSPGPRELKTTAYQFSKASPAGGLTAQVKAARVDATPGCALDDYASDTFTGKIALVKRGSCTFQQKEAVAAEAGAAGIILYNHSGDAPVRGTVSDPANAHIPATGISLADGEALAAQVAKGDVTVTLDVATEAVAHKTRNVIAETRGGDPANVVALGSHLDSVPAGPGINDNGSGSAGLLEVALKLAKETKQTKKHPKSTANKVRFAWWSGEELGLLGSEHYVKSLTEKEKQRIKLYLNFDMIGSPNPAELVYDGDNSDNTGEGAGPAGSAQIERLINGYLDKKSVPHWGTDFDGRSDYGPFIEQGIPAGGTFTGAEGLKTEDQAAKAGGKAGQPYDANYHAAGDTLKNIDRKYFDLNIDVIAHAVGTYAQDLSSLKG; translated from the coding sequence GTGCGCGCATCCCGCCGCAGCCGGGCCATAGCGGTCCTGGCCGCAGCCCCCGTACTCCTGGCGGCCGCAAGCCCCGCCGTCGCCCACTCGCACGACCGCAAGGACCCGCAGAAGCAGCAGAAGCAGGCGGAGCGGCTCGCCAGAAAGCTGGTGTCGAAAGCGTCGGGGGAGAGCGCCTACCGCCACCTGGAGCAGTTCCAGAAGATCGCCGACGCCAACGGCGGCAACCGCGTCGCGGGCACGCCCGGCTACGACGCCTCGGCCGCGTACGTCTACGGACAGCTCAAGAAGGCCGGGTACGACGTCTCGTACCAGGACTTCGACATCTACGAGTCCAAGACCCTGCGCGAGAAGCTCACCGTCGTCTCGCCCGGGCCGCGCGAGCTGAAGACCACCGCCTACCAGTTCAGCAAGGCGAGCCCGGCCGGCGGCCTCACCGCCCAGGTCAAGGCGGCCCGCGTCGACGCCACCCCCGGCTGCGCGCTCGACGACTACGCGTCGGACACCTTCACCGGCAAGATCGCCCTGGTCAAGCGCGGCAGCTGCACTTTCCAGCAGAAGGAGGCCGTCGCGGCCGAGGCGGGCGCCGCCGGGATCATCCTCTACAACCACTCCGGGGACGCCCCCGTCCGCGGCACCGTCAGCGACCCCGCCAACGCGCACATCCCGGCCACCGGCATCTCGCTCGCCGACGGCGAGGCACTGGCCGCGCAGGTCGCCAAGGGCGACGTCACCGTCACCCTGGACGTCGCCACCGAGGCGGTCGCCCACAAGACCCGCAACGTGATCGCCGAGACCAGGGGCGGCGACCCGGCGAACGTCGTCGCGCTCGGCAGCCACCTCGACTCGGTCCCGGCCGGACCCGGCATCAACGACAACGGCTCCGGCTCGGCCGGGCTGCTCGAAGTCGCGCTCAAGCTCGCCAAGGAGACCAAGCAGACCAAGAAGCACCCCAAGTCCACCGCCAACAAGGTGCGGTTCGCCTGGTGGTCGGGCGAGGAGCTGGGCCTGCTGGGCTCCGAGCACTACGTCAAGTCCCTGACGGAGAAGGAGAAGCAGCGGATCAAGCTGTATCTCAACTTCGACATGATCGGCTCGCCCAACCCGGCCGAGCTCGTCTACGACGGCGACAACTCCGACAACACGGGCGAGGGCGCGGGCCCGGCCGGCTCCGCCCAGATCGAGCGGCTGATCAACGGCTACCTGGACAAGAAGAGCGTCCCGCACTGGGGCACCGACTTCGACGGCCGCTCCGACTACGGCCCGTTCATCGAGCAGGGCATCCCGGCGGGCGGCACCTTCACCGGCGCCGAGGGCCTCAAGACGGAGGACCAGGCGGCCAAGGCGGGCGGCAAGGCCGGTCAGCCGTACGACGCGAACTACCACGCGGCCGGTGACACCCTGAAGAACATCGACCGCAAGTACTTCGACCTCAACATCGACGTCATCGCGCACGCGGTCGGCACGTACGCCCAGGACCTGAGCTCGCTCAAGGGCTGA
- a CDS encoding MFS transporter, whose translation METITESPVGGGSWSPARGRAAVLAVAATTFSVVTTEMLPVGLLSPLGDALGVSEGRAGLAVTLPGVVAALTAPLLPALAGRTDRRTLLVALVLLLAAADLASALAPGFGVLLGARLVVGVCIGGVWAVAAGLAPRLVRSEAVARSTAVIFSGIAVASVVGVPAGALAGELAGWRWGFGAVGVLALVVAGLLARLLPPLPPDRAARRSRAVDLLRVPAVRTGLALVLLLVTAHFAAYTYVRPVLERVAGVGPGAVSGLLLLYGAAGVAGNFLAGTVRGPRRALLLIAALLTLTLAALTVSSGSAIVSVALLALWGLAYGGVSVTTQTWLLRAAPTTPEAVSALFTAAFNAAIAAGAAVGGGVVDGVGVVGVLVVGAGVAGVGVVVCVRSPG comes from the coding sequence ATGGAAACGATCACTGAGAGTCCTGTGGGCGGCGGCAGTTGGAGTCCGGCACGCGGCCGGGCGGCCGTGCTCGCGGTCGCGGCCACCACGTTCAGCGTGGTCACCACCGAAATGCTCCCGGTCGGCCTGCTGAGCCCGCTCGGGGACGCGCTGGGGGTGAGCGAGGGCAGGGCGGGTCTCGCCGTGACCCTGCCGGGCGTGGTGGCGGCCCTGACGGCCCCACTCCTGCCCGCCCTGGCGGGCCGCACCGACCGTCGTACGCTCCTGGTCGCCCTCGTCCTCCTGCTCGCGGCGGCCGACCTGGCCTCGGCGCTGGCACCCGGCTTCGGCGTGCTGCTGGGGGCGCGGCTGGTGGTCGGGGTGTGCATAGGCGGGGTCTGGGCGGTGGCGGCGGGCCTGGCGCCCCGGCTGGTCCGCTCGGAAGCGGTGGCCCGCTCAACGGCGGTGATCTTCAGCGGGATAGCGGTGGCGTCGGTGGTGGGCGTCCCGGCGGGCGCGCTCGCGGGTGAACTGGCCGGCTGGCGCTGGGGGTTCGGGGCGGTGGGTGTGCTGGCACTGGTGGTGGCGGGCCTGCTGGCGAGGCTGCTGCCGCCGCTGCCGCCGGACCGGGCGGCGCGGCGGTCCCGGGCGGTGGATCTGCTCCGGGTGCCGGCGGTCCGGACGGGCCTCGCACTGGTCCTGCTGCTGGTCACGGCCCACTTCGCCGCGTATACGTACGTACGCCCGGTCCTGGAGCGGGTGGCGGGGGTCGGCCCGGGGGCGGTGAGCGGGCTGCTGCTGCTCTACGGGGCGGCGGGGGTGGCGGGCAACTTCCTCGCGGGCACGGTACGCGGCCCGCGCCGCGCGCTTCTCCTGATCGCGGCGCTGCTGACGCTGACGCTGGCGGCCCTGACGGTGTCGTCCGGCAGCGCGATTGTGTCGGTGGCCCTCCTGGCCCTGTGGGGCCTGGCCTACGGCGGCGTCTCCGTCACCACCCAGACCTGGCTCCTCCGCGCGGCCCCCACGACCCCCGAGGCGGTGTCGGCCCTGTTCACGGCGGCGTTCAACGCGGCGATCGCGGCGGGGGCCGCGGTGGGCGGGGGCGTGGTGGACGGGGTGGGAGTGGTTGGGGTGTTGGTGGTGGGGGCGGGGGTTGCGGGGGTGGGGGTGGTGGTGTGCGTGCGGTCCCCGGGGTGA
- a CDS encoding CGNR zinc finger domain-containing protein — translation MSAPDPRPLTGEPVSLDLLNTRWMHDGERQDLLASADGLAVWLAATGLDARFPADEAALGPLLRAREALLRAVESPGDPAATADVDAILEHGRIRATLSAEGPGERAEFADPAWGPAWTAARDYLDLLRTAPDRIRACAHDACILHFFDISRNGTRRWCSMTACGNRAKASRHYARTREG, via the coding sequence ATGTCCGCGCCCGATCCGCGTCCGCTCACCGGAGAGCCCGTCTCCCTCGACCTGCTGAACACGCGCTGGATGCACGACGGGGAGCGGCAGGACCTGCTGGCCTCCGCCGACGGGCTCGCCGTCTGGCTCGCCGCCACCGGGCTCGACGCGCGCTTCCCCGCCGACGAGGCCGCGCTCGGGCCGCTGCTGCGGGCCCGGGAGGCGCTGCTGCGGGCCGTGGAGTCCCCCGGCGACCCGGCGGCGACGGCGGACGTCGACGCGATCCTCGAACACGGCCGCATTCGCGCCACTTTGTCCGCCGAGGGGCCGGGCGAGCGGGCCGAGTTCGCCGATCCGGCGTGGGGGCCCGCCTGGACGGCCGCGCGCGACTACCTCGACCTGCTGCGCACCGCGCCGGACCGGATCCGCGCCTGCGCCCATGACGCGTGCATCCTGCACTTCTTCGACATCTCGCGGAACGGGACGCGCCGCTGGTGCTCGATGACCGCGTGCGGCAACCGAGCGAAGGCGTCCCGTCACTACGCCCGTACCCGCGAGGGCTGA
- a CDS encoding serine hydrolase domain-containing protein — MSVRTGRRVRTAAFAVAVAAGITATVCAAPASAREAAPVSHRATQQAMDAAVRDGVPGVVGLAQQGGRGWSGDAGVADLRTGRERQAEDRYRVGSITKTFVATVVLQLEAEGRLSLDDTVEHWLPGVVRGNGHDGAKITLRQLLQHTSGIFNYTEDEAFGQRVFGTDFLRHRYDTYAPRQLVDIALTHAPDFAPGTSWHYSNTNFILAGMVIEKATGHSYATEIDRRVLRPLHLRSTTLPGTDARMPQPSGRAYSKLSREATGRTYDVTALNPSIAGSAGEMVSNSADLNRFYRALLTGELLPQRQLKEMTTTVPMDPGAPGDGRYGLGLMVNKLPCGTEVWGHGGGIHGSSSEALTTKDGRHSLAFNFNGDWSGDSAAVVIAEFCGTAPAAKPVK, encoded by the coding sequence ATGTCGGTACGTACGGGCAGGAGAGTCAGGACCGCCGCCTTCGCAGTGGCCGTGGCCGCCGGGATCACCGCGACCGTCTGCGCGGCCCCGGCCTCGGCGCGGGAGGCGGCGCCCGTCTCCCACCGCGCCACCCAGCAGGCCATGGACGCGGCCGTGCGGGACGGTGTGCCGGGCGTCGTCGGGCTCGCCCAGCAGGGCGGGCGCGGCTGGAGCGGGGACGCGGGCGTCGCCGATCTGCGCACCGGCCGCGAGCGGCAGGCCGAGGACCGCTACCGGGTCGGGTCCATCACCAAGACGTTCGTGGCCACCGTCGTCCTCCAGCTCGAAGCCGAGGGCAGGCTGAGCCTGGACGACACCGTCGAGCACTGGCTGCCGGGCGTGGTGCGGGGCAACGGCCACGACGGCGCGAAGATCACTTTGCGCCAGCTCCTCCAGCACACCAGCGGCATCTTCAACTACACCGAGGACGAGGCCTTCGGGCAGCGGGTCTTCGGCACGGACTTCCTGCGGCACCGCTATGACACCTACGCACCACGGCAGTTGGTGGACATCGCGCTGACGCATGCGCCGGACTTCGCGCCGGGCACCTCCTGGCACTACTCCAACACCAACTTCATCCTGGCCGGAATGGTGATCGAGAAGGCCACCGGCCACTCCTACGCCACCGAGATCGACCGCCGCGTCCTGCGCCCGCTGCACCTGCGCTCCACCACGCTGCCGGGCACCGACGCCCGGATGCCGCAGCCCAGCGGCCGGGCCTATTCCAAGCTGTCCCGCGAGGCGACCGGCAGGACGTACGACGTCACCGCGCTCAACCCGTCGATCGCGGGCTCGGCCGGCGAGATGGTGTCGAACTCGGCCGATCTGAACCGCTTCTACCGCGCCCTGCTGACCGGCGAGCTGCTGCCGCAGCGCCAGCTCAAGGAGATGACCACCACCGTCCCGATGGACCCCGGTGCGCCCGGCGACGGCCGCTACGGGCTGGGTCTGATGGTGAACAAGCTGCCCTGCGGCACCGAGGTCTGGGGCCACGGCGGCGGGATCCACGGCTCGTCCTCCGAGGCGCTCACGACGAAGGACGGGCGCCACTCACTGGCGTTCAACTTCAACGGCGACTGGTCGGGCGACAGTGCGGCGGTCGTGATCGCCGAGTTCTGCGGCACCGCGCCGGCGGCCAAGCCGGTCAAGTGA